TTGCGGCGCAGGGTTTCTTCTACTCTTTCTTCGTTTGCAATCTTTTCCTTGAGCTGCTTTATGTCGTATAGTTTGCTCTCTTTTTGGTTTTTCAGCGTATTTGTATCAATTTCCGCCTCGTTCTTTCTGCGTGCCACCTCCCCAGCCGCGGTGGTTGCATCGCTGCGTAGAGAGGAAAAGGGTATCAGGTTTACGCCCAAGGTGCCGCCGCCAGCGGCCGCTCTAAGATCATCTAATGTGCATGACACGAATCATATGGCAAGATCGAATTATAAAAAAATACCCGAAACAGGAGATTGTACCGGTAGTTTTTACCGTTTATTAGATGACTCGGACATTTTGGCTTGATCCTTGGGTGTGAAAACCGCACGAAAGGTAATTTTCGTACTGTTTAGGAGCGCACCTTAGTTTCCGTCATTTCTTGATTCCGGAACGGAGCCGCGTACAGCCCAAACTCGACCGTGAAGGATAAACGGAGCTGTTTCATCTCGAAGTCTCAACTGTCTCTTTACTTCTTCGCGCAGGATTGGTAGGCGGTCGTGGCCGATATGTTTCACATAGGCGCCGGCCGGGCCTTGACCCATCAGGAAAGGCTCCCAATAGTCCTGAAAAGATTTGAAATTCATCTCGACTTCCAGTGGCTGCTCGTGGATGTTTTCAAGTGCAGCAGACTTCCATAGACCAGAGAGCTCGCCGGCGCGGCACAGCGGCATGTGCCTTTCGTGGAGCCTGCTAGCGTTCGCGTCCACAGCCACTGCGGCATCCCAAAACGCTCGTAGCATCTCCATGCCGTCACCATAATCCCATACCGCCGCGACAACTTGCCCTCCGGGTCTTGTTACCCTCCTCATTTCAGAGAGCGCCCTGGGTGCATTTGGGATGAAGTTGAGCACAAGCATGGATAGGCTATTATCAAATGCCGCATCCGGAAAAGCAAGGTCTTGTATGTCGCCGACTTTAAAGTGAACCCTGTCAGAGTAATTGTTGCGTGATTCGGCGTAGATGATATATTCCTTTGAAGTGTCGATGCCCACTATATGGCAGAGGGGTCTGAATTCGGCGATGGCGAAAGCCAGAGCGCCTATGCCACAACCAGCATCAAGGATCTTGCCGCCGCAATCAGGAATCTCTGCAAATTGTGCTAAGCATGGCGCAAGCAGGCGACTCCACCGACCCATGAATTGATCATAGGCATAGGCGTTGGTAAACATGTGCGCCACTTCTGTTCACGGAGTAAAGCGCAAGGTAGATAGAAATAGCTATCATTGATCTTGAGGCCAGCATTTTTCCAGTCAGCCAGTGGCTTGGGCAAAAATGGCCCTTTCATGTCGTGTATGACTACTCTGAGAAAAGTGGTGGGCCGTAAGGGATTTGAACCCTCGACCTTTCGATTATCAGTCGAACGCTCCACCAAGCTGAGCTAACGGCCCGTTTGTTTCAAAACTGGGAGCGTTATTTAATCGTCGCTACCCTGCATGCAAGAATCATTATTAGCAGCAATGGCGGCCGAGAACAAAAATGTTGAAATCAAAGACGGTGAGCGTTTCCATCGACTGCGATCCAGAGACAGCGTACGAGTTTGTCGCAAACCTGAAAAATCTAAAGAACGCCATCGAGAATAGCTGAAAATATTTTTGAACAGGCCACCGGTACACTTTTAACCCCATCTTTTGAAGATAAGTCGGGACCACAAATAGGCAAGAAAAAAGTACTTTCTGAATCAGAGTTGAAGGAGATGGTCATGCCGCAGCAGGGCGAGCTCTTGGGCCGCGTGATAAAGCTGGTTGGCGGTGACAACATCATAGTAAAGTGTACCGACGGCAAGGTGCGCACGTGCCGCATCAGGGGCAAGATAAAGCGCAGGATGTGGATCCGCGACAACGACCTCGTTCTCGTCGCGCCGTGGGATTTCCAGTCTGACAGGGCCGACATCATCTGGCGCTACATCTCGGCGCACGCTGAAAAGATGAAGGCAGAAGGCCACCTGCAGGGCCTCGAATAGAAAAAAACAGAATAATACACTTAAATTATCATTTTTCAGCGTTAGGTCTGTGGGCTGGTAGTTTAGTCCGGTAGAATACCTGCCTTGCATGCCTTGCATATACATGCAGGCAGAGGACACGTAGGTGGTCGTGGGTTCGAATCCCACCCAGTCCACTACACATATTTTTCATCATTTTTCGGTGCCCGATCCGCTTGCGTTAAGTTCAAATATGGTGCGGGACGGAACGAATTCTACAATGGAATACGTATACGCTGCTCTGCTTCTCCACAAGCTAAAGCAGAATATCACTGAAGATAATGTCAAGAGCGTTGTCAAGGCTGCAGGCGTGACGCCAGACGACGTAAGGGTCAAGGCCCTCGTCGCGGCCCTCTCAGAGGTCAACATCGAAGAGGCGCTAAAGGCTGCGCCAGTCGCAGTGGCAGCGGCAGCACCGGCAGGCGGCGCATCTGCGCCAGCAGGCGGAGCGGCCCCGGCCAAGGAAGAAAAGAAGGACGAAAAGAAAGAGGAAGAAGCCCTGGAAGGCCTGTCTTCCCTCTTTGGTTAAGAAAGACACACACCCTCCTTTCTTTTCTTTTCCCCTTTTACCCTCTCCCGCTCTTCCACTCCCCCACATTCTCTTTGCTTTCTTCTCCTAGGCTATAGCCAGCCGCTCTTTTTCCGAGTACTTTTTTGCCTCGTGGAACAGGGCGTCGGCCTCCTCGCCGTACGCCTCTATCCCAAAGCCGGCGCCGCCGTCGCACGATACCTGGACGGTGCAGCGCTTGATCCCGTTTCTCATGTAGCCGATGCTTGCCTGCACGTCCCTGACGCCGTTGCCACTCCTGACGGCGTAGAGAAAGGCGTCGATGCTGCTACGGAACATCATCGATCCCGCACCTTGCCTGCCACAGCATCATGGCGAGCTTTTTGCGCATCTTGCCGTACTTGCCTGCGCTCGTAAAGGAGACAAGGTGCCCGCACCTGCCGCAGCGCGCCCTCTTTATGTGCGACAGGTCCAGCCGGTACAGCGGTAGCAGCTTGCATGCCGGGCAGCGATAGTGCGTAAGGAACAGCCTCTGGATAGGCGACATTTCCATGTGGCTTATGCCCTCGTCGTTGCAGAGGGCGCCCACCTTCTGTTCCAAAAGCCTTTCCATCGGCGCGAACTCTGTACGATATGCTGCTTCCTGCTTCTCCATGTCGTACCGGACCGGCGGCGACGTCGTCGACGGCACCACCACCATTTTCTCAGACCAATATGATGACGACATCTGGCTCATACTGCTCCTGCACGGCTCAAAACCATTGGTAAAAGCCGTTCTGTCCGGATATGGCGCGCTGGTGCCCTGTATCAGGGCGGTGCTATTCCTACAATCCGCTTGCTATTAATAATAATGCATTCTGGCGAGTTTTTGTATAAAATATTCGTGTGTGATATTGTGTAAAATGCAATTTGCATGATAAAGACAGCAAAAAGATAAAGAAACTGTGGGCACAAAAAAGCCCGGGGCTACTGCGCGGTGTAGCCCTTTTTCTTTGCCTCGCCGGCCACTGCCTGCGCCTTGGACTGCGCCCTTGGAAGCACAATGTCGGCGGTGTCCTTGGTGAGGTAGCCCGACTCGGCTGCAAGCGACCTTGCGTGCTGCTGCGCCTTGACCAGGAGCGGCTTTACCGTCTCTGGCGTCATGTAGCCTGCCTCTGTCGCAAGCGCCAGCGCCTGCTGGAACGACCTGACGAGCTCTTCCTTGTACGCGGCAAGGTCGATGCGCAGGTCGGCCTCCTTGAACAGCAGGCCCTCGGCGATGGCAAAGTTGACGGCAATGCCTGCCTCTATGGGCTTGATGTTGAGCTTGCTCAAGAGCGAGGCAAGCTGCTGCGAGATGACGTCGCCGGGCTTGGCCACCACGGTATCCTTGTTGACCCAGATGGTGCCCTGATCTATCTTGGTCTGCACGTTTGCGACCTTGAACTCGGACAGCACGGGGCCCGGCGCGATGCCGGTGTTGCCTGCAGGGACCACAATCTCTTTTGTGGCAATGTCGCCTCCCTTGGCCGGGAGGAAGATCTTGTTCTGAGAGAACACGAGGTTGAGCTTGAACGGGCTGATGTTGGTGAACATGAGCGCGCACTGACCTTCCAGCTCCTTGCTCAGGCTTTCAATGCCAGCCACCCCCTTGACGCCCTCAAAGGCGCGCTGGGCGACCTTGTTCTTGATTATCCTTATCTTGATGTCGTTGCGGAACTTTTTGCGGATGAGCATCAGCTGCGACGCGCGCACCTTGTTCATCTTTGACAGCGCTATCACGTTGTACGACTTGGGCAGCTCCTGCAGCTCCTGGTACATCAGGCGCTTTTTCTTCGGGTAACTCTTGCGCTGGACTGCTTGTGTTGTTGATGACATTTTTTCTTATTCTTCCTCCTTCTTTTTCTCCGCGGCCTTGAGCGCCGAGAGCTTGGCTCCCTTGCCCATCGTGAACTTGATCATGACGTTCTTGATGTTCTTGTCGCCCTGCGGCAGCTTTTTCTCAACCGCTGCAATGACGGCATTTGCATTTTCGGCAAGCTGGTCGTCGGAAAGCTTTTCGTCGCCTATCTTGGTCGACGCGTTCAGCTGGTTCTTGGCCTTGACGCGCACAGATCCTCGGAAGCGCGTGGCTATTGTCTCTACCGGCGCGCCGTAGGGAAGAGGCGTCGGCATCTTGCCCTTTGGTCCAAGGAACTGGCCCAGGGAGCGACCGACTGCCGCCATCTGGCCCGTGTCGGACAGGAAAAAGTCGTGCGCCCTCACTATCTTGCGGGCCTCGCGCTTGTTGGTGCCAAGGCGGTCAAGCTCGCCAGGCTCCATCACGCGCTCTACCCCGGCCTTTTTGGCCCTCATGCCCATCTCGCCGGCTGCAATCACGCATATCGTCGGCTGCCTGCTCGGCTTGTGCGGCAGGACGACCGTCTCGTTGAGATTGAAACCCTTCTTTACGTCGATATCCTTCAGTACAAGTGTCAATTCTGCAGACTGGCTAAAGTTGCGCTTGCCTGCTCCTTCGCGCGCCCTCTTGACCAGCTCCTTGATTTGGCTGTCGCTCACCATGTTTCCGTACACGCTCAGAGCGTGGCAGGCCACTTTTAATCTTTAGGATTTGCAACACAGGATCAGCGGCCAGTAGCAGGCGTGCACGGGACGCCGGCACAAGCGAAAAACCCAGCATCCATTCTCCCTCTATAACTATTTTCTTTAGTTTCTAGCTATTTTTTCTGTGAAAATTGCATATTGGATATTGTACTCGTTTTACCTGACTGGTTGGATGCAATTTGCCGGGAGCGTCTCTGTTATGCTTTGAAAAACAGCCAAAGAATGATGCAAGGATGGGCTAGCTGCCTATATGCAAAATTATTAGAAAAATGTTACATGTCCACTAGACATAATCTGTCCGGCCGCGGTGGAAGAACCCGGACGGGACCGCCCACTACCACCACCAGAAAAAGCGTTGCAGCAGTGACGGCAGCATTGGTGCTGGTCTTGGGCATCCTGGTTTCTGTTCCCCGCTCGGCCCATGCAGAAGAAAACCCTGACGCCTGCAACTGTGTCATCTTTAGGCTGGATGACATTCAGGATAGCTGGCTCAACACAGTCCAGGTTGAACTGATGGACCGTTTCATCGAAGAGGACAAGAAGCTCAACGTCGGCGTGATAATGAACTTTCTTGGAGAAGACGAATCTGTGGTAGACAAGGTGCAGGAAGGACTTGACTCCGGCAATTTTGAAATCGTGAACCACGGATGGAACCATGTTGCCTACAACGCCCTTACCGCACAAGAGCAGCATGATACGCTAGTGCAGGCCGACGAAAAGATTGTTTCACTTTGGGGAGCTGACGCGGTGGCCTTTATCCCACCATACCACGAATACAACGAAGATACGCTTGCCGCACTTGAAGACCTCGACATGAAGATCATAAGCGCAGAGTTTAGCCTGGAACTGCCAAGCATCTATCACCACGGCGACCCCGGCAACCCGGACAACAAGATCTACAAGGCCATGCCTGATTCTGACATCAAGGACCAGTATGGCATCTACCACCTCCCACAGGCAGCAGAATTCTTTGCCCACGACGGCGGCACTCCTACAAAAGTTCCCCTAGAGACACTGATTGAGGAAATAGAGGACTCGATTTCAACATACGGATACGCGGTGGTGACGCTGCACCCTTCAGACTTTGCCATCAAGGATGAAAACGACGAGCCGACCAACGAGGTTTCCACCAGCGAACTGGAGGACCTGGATGCACTCCTTGCCGAGATAGATAACAGCGGATATGCAACAAAGACGTTCTCTGAAGCTATCCAGTTCGGATCATCTGGAGGCAATGGCGGCAACGGCAACGGTAATGGCGACAATGGTGATGGCAACGGCAACGGATCAAACAACAATGGATCTACTGACAACGACATCTCGCAACGCGTGGCAAGGCTGGTCGAATCAATGATGGACAAGGCGAAAAAGATTGCTGCCGAAGGAATACCCTCAGACGACCAAATCCCCGATGAGCTGATAAAGTATCGCATGTTTGACCTTGCCAGGTGGGGCGGACCAGAGTTTTCAGCTGCGCTTTACCTTACAGACCTGGTACCCTCGCTGAACTGGAACAAGCTGACGGAGAAGCAGCAGATCTACTACATCGAAAAGATGATGGGATACATATGATGATCGGGTAAGGGATTTTTCCCTTCCCGCTCTTCCCACCATCTTTTTCTTTTTTCTTGCCTTTTCTCCATTTTCCAGATGACGATAAAACACAAGGTGCGGTTGCAGCAGCGCAGTATATGCATTGCTGTAGAAAAGATCGGCTTGAGATATGGCGCTTCGCCTATAACAGTGACAAGACGGTTTTGTCAGAGAAACTGATTCTTCCAATTACCTCGTTTGTTGTTATCATTTCCCTTGTTTCTTTGACCCTGTAAGGGCGCGCTTTATCATCTCTTTTATCATCTTTTTTTGACGTACACTAACCGCCCTGCGTATGTCTTCAGGAAACTTGGAATAATATCCGGTTTTGGCAGGCTTGAAAAACAGGTAATAGCGCAGCATGTTTAGCGCCCCTCTTTTGCCCACTGCCTTGTTTGTCAGAAAATCCCATCCTATCCTAAAGATTGCATAGGGCGGATAATAGCCAAGACACCTCATCCCGTAACCAAACTCCTTAAAGTTATGGCTGTGGCCCAGCGTGTCGTGGTGGAACAGCTCAAGGTCGTTTAGTATCCTGATGCTTCCTCGCTTTAACATCAATGCTCTTTCCAGAATCTCGCTTTCATAGCCTAGAATGCGCGGATAGCCATCAGGATAGTGCTTGAAAAAGAAAGACTGCTTGACAAAACGCCCGCCTCCGTGCGGGGCCTTGGCGTTCATTGGCCCCCAATCACCAGAACATATCACGAGGTCAGGATTTCTGGCGAACTCTTGCAGTATCCTTTCAGCGTAATTAGGGACGAAGGACGCATCGCTGGGAACTATGACGTGGTAATCATAGTCTTTCAGGATTCCCATATTCCAGAGCAAGGGTATCCGTGTATAGTCGCGTGTCGTGTTGTGCGTCTGCTGGACCTGTATCAGTTCAGGGTATTTCTGCTCGTACTCCAGCACCGTATTGTACATCCCGTCGGTCGAGCCGTCGTCTATTATCATTATCCTCGCCGGCATGGCCGTCTGCGCCAGCAGGCTGTCTAAGACTTTACGTATTGACTTGTTGCCATCTCTGCCAAAGACAATCGCATAATACGATTGTTTTTGACTGTTGCTATCTGACCTTTGTCCCTGTTGATACATCCTTTGTCACCACAGCTCCCATGCAGATGAAGGCATTATCGCCCACTTTCACATGATCCCGAATCGTTGCATTCAGGCCAATAAAGACGCTGTCGCCAATCTCTGCGCTCCCACCGACGACAGCGCCCGCGGCAATCACACAGTTCTTGCCAATCCGGACGTTGTGACTGATGTGCACAAGGTTGTCGATTTTTGTATTCTCGCCAATGATGGTGCTGCCTAAGGTTCCCCGGTCAATGCAGGTGTTTGCGCCAATTTCTGCATTGTCGCCAATGATGACGTTGCCGACGTGGGGCCAGCGTTTAGTATAGTTGCTTTCAGGATCAAAGCCAAAGCCCTCCTTGCCTATCACGGCATAAGCGGCTATTGTCACGTCTTTGCCAAGGACGGCATTTTCAATAATAGCCGTAGGATGAATGTAAGGCTTGGGCGCTGGCAGCGTCCTGAGATAGCTATGCGCTTCTTGTTGTGACGGGAACTGTTTTTTGTTTTCTATGCTCATTTACCATTTCCACCCAAAAGTTTCTCGCCCTGTCAATTACAGAGTAAGCATCAACCTTGACCTTGTCAAAGGGGTTTTCGGTTCTGGTCCACCATACGGGATGACAAAGAAAGAGCAGGCGCTCATCAGTGTGTGTACAGATGCAACCATTTCGCCACCATCCACCACTATCAGCGATGTATTTGTAGCTATACTGCTTGACGAGGGCTGCCCTGTCTTGCAGAGTCGGCGGGATATGAATGTCAGGCGTTATCCCTACAAGGTGTTGTGATATGTTTATGCTCTTGGTTTTAAGCATTGCACAAAAGGCAGCATGGATTATCTGGAGGTCCAGATCATAGTTACCATCGTAATGCAAGGCAAGTTCGTGACCCAGCTCGCTTATTTCCTTCCATATCTTCATGTTCTCAGGCGACAGAGCGTTATACCATTCAGAATGAAGCAAGACGTAGTAGGTCGCCTTTATGCCGTGCTTGTGTTCTAACCTTGCCATCTGCAAAGCGTAATCAGGAAATATGTCAATGTCATGCGTCAAGATAATGTCTTTACGTTCTGTAGCTGTTCCTGCCCTGCCTTTTATTTTCTCCAAGACTTCCTCATAATGGGCCAAAGAAAATTCGCAGGGCATCTGGCATTTAGACCTCTTTGGCCATCCTCGAATAAAGGAACTCTGCTGCTAATTTGTTCCCATCTTGGCTGATAATTATGGCATAATATTTCTGTGTCAGGGCATACGTTGACTCTTTTTGCTGAAGCATGCTTCCCTTATGGCTTTCTATAGGAAGGATAGATTTAGGCTTTTCTGACGCTTCTACTATAACAAGCATATCTTGTATCGCGCCACCAGTCTGGCCGCATCAATAAGAAAATGCTGGCAGAGCCACTCGCTTTTTTCTACTTATTTAAAGGAGGCCCTTATGCGGGCAAAAAGCGAGATCTGGAGCGCGATTATCACGGAGATGAGCGCCAGGATGGGCAGGATGATAGAGTTTATCTGGCCAGATGCTTGGCTCAGTTCAGTCACAGCTTTTTCTGCCTGTGTAATGTCGCTCTTTATGGCTTCCCGTGCATCACTTACTGATTGAGTCAAGTCGCTGCGCGTGGCGTTGAGCTCGTGGCTTGTCCTGTCAAGCTCGGCCTTGAGCGAGTTGACGGATTCCTGGATCTCGCCGATGCTGCTCCCGCTTGACACCACCTTCGAGTCGTGGGCCAGAAATCCCCTGTGGAAGGCCATTGCGTGTATGATGTACGAGCCCTCCTTGTCGAGCTTGACGTCGGCGTAATAGATGCCCTCATGGAGCTTGGCAAACTTGCCTGCGAGGTTTATCGTGTCGTTGCCGGAATGGATGTGCGAGGACGACAGCAGTTGCTGGTTTGGATCGTCTACGTTTACAAGCGCCCCGTCAAATGTCACCTGCACGAATATCCTGAACGTCTTGCCCACAGAGATCTCTGTCGGCGAGTCCAGCTTGACCGCCAGGACGCTGGACTGGAACTGTGGCGAGCCGGTCGACGGTATGTCTGAGAAGGATATTGTGCGGCTTTCCTTGAAGGAAGGAGCTATGGTCGAGGCTGCCTCGACGGTATAGCGGCCAAACACAAAGTTTCGGGACGGCTGCGGCC
The sequence above is drawn from the Nitrososphaera viennensis EN76 genome and encodes:
- a CDS encoding polysaccharide deacetylase family protein, producing MPCEFSLAHYEEVLEKIKGRAGTATERKDIILTHDIDIFPDYALQMARLEHKHGIKATYYVLLHSEWYNALSPENMKIWKEISELGHELALHYDGNYDLDLQIIHAAFCAMLKTKSINISQHLVGITPDIHIPPTLQDRAALVKQYSYKYIADSGGWWRNGCICTHTDERLLFLCHPVWWTRTENPFDKVKVDAYSVIDRARNFWVEMVNEHRKQKTVPVTTRSA
- a CDS encoding polysaccharide deacetylase family protein, whose translation is MSTRHNLSGRGGRTRTGPPTTTTRKSVAAVTAALVLVLGILVSVPRSAHAEENPDACNCVIFRLDDIQDSWLNTVQVELMDRFIEEDKKLNVGVIMNFLGEDESVVDKVQEGLDSGNFEIVNHGWNHVAYNALTAQEQHDTLVQADEKIVSLWGADAVAFIPPYHEYNEDTLAALEDLDMKIISAEFSLELPSIYHHGDPGNPDNKIYKAMPDSDIKDQYGIYHLPQAAEFFAHDGGTPTKVPLETLIEEIEDSISTYGYAVVTLHPSDFAIKDENDEPTNEVSTSELEDLDALLAEIDNSGYATKTFSEAIQFGSSGGNGGNGNGNGDNGDGNGNGSNNNGSTDNDISQRVARLVESMMDKAKKIAAEGIPSDDQIPDELIKYRMFDLARWGGPEFSAALYLTDLVPSLNWNKLTEKQQIYYIEKMMGYI
- a CDS encoding 50S ribosomal protein L10, which codes for MSSTTQAVQRKSYPKKKRLMYQELQELPKSYNVIALSKMNKVRASQLMLIRKKFRNDIKIRIIKNKVAQRAFEGVKGVAGIESLSKELEGQCALMFTNISPFKLNLVFSQNKIFLPAKGGDIATKEIVVPAGNTGIAPGPVLSEFKVANVQTKIDQGTIWVNKDTVVAKPGDVISQQLASLLSKLNIKPIEAGIAVNFAIAEGLLFKEADLRIDLAAYKEELVRSFQQALALATEAGYMTPETVKPLLVKAQQHARSLAAESGYLTKDTADIVLPRAQSKAQAVAGEAKKKGYTAQ
- a CDS encoding DapH/DapD/GlmU-related protein, with the protein product MSIENKKQFPSQQEAHSYLRTLPAPKPYIHPTAIIENAVLGKDVTIAAYAVIGKEGFGFDPESNYTKRWPHVGNVIIGDNAEIGANTCIDRGTLGSTIIGENTKIDNLVHISHNVRIGKNCVIAAGAVVGGSAEIGDSVFIGLNATIRDHVKVGDNAFICMGAVVTKDVSTGTKVR
- a CDS encoding 50S ribosomal protein L1 → MYGNMVSDSQIKELVKRAREGAGKRNFSQSAELTLVLKDIDVKKGFNLNETVVLPHKPSRQPTICVIAAGEMGMRAKKAGVERVMEPGELDRLGTNKREARKIVRAHDFFLSDTGQMAAVGRSLGQFLGPKGKMPTPLPYGAPVETIATRFRGSVRVKAKNQLNASTKIGDEKLSDDQLAENANAVIAAVEKKLPQGDKNIKNVMIKFTMGKGAKLSALKAAEKKKEEE
- the rpl12p gene encoding 50S ribosomal protein P1 → MEYVYAALLLHKLKQNITEDNVKSVVKAAGVTPDDVRVKALVAALSEVNIEEALKAAPVAVAAAAPAGGASAPAGGAAPAKEEKKDEKKEEEALEGLSSLFG
- a CDS encoding glycosyltransferase family A protein, which gives rise to MYQQGQRSDSNSQKQSYYAIVFGRDGNKSIRKVLDSLLAQTAMPARIMIIDDGSTDGMYNTVLEYEQKYPELIQVQQTHNTTRDYTRIPLLWNMGILKDYDYHVIVPSDASFVPNYAERILQEFARNPDLVICSGDWGPMNAKAPHGGGRFVKQSFFFKHYPDGYPRILGYESEILERALMLKRGSIRILNDLELFHHDTLGHSHNFKEFGYGMRCLGYYPPYAIFRIGWDFLTNKAVGKRGALNMLRYYLFFKPAKTGYYSKFPEDIRRAVSVRQKKMIKEMIKRALTGSKKQGK
- a CDS encoding class I SAM-dependent methyltransferase; its protein translation is MFTNAYAYDQFMGRWSRLLAPCLAQFAEIPDCGGKILDAGCGIGALAFAIAEFRPLCHIVGIDTSKEYIIYAESRNNYSDRVHFKVGDIQDLAFPDAAFDNSLSMLVLNFIPNAPRALSEMRRVTRPGGQVVAAVWDYGDGMEMLRAFWDAAVAVDANASRLHERHMPLCRAGELSGLWKSAALENIHEQPLEVEMNFKSFQDYWEPFLMGQGPAGAYVKHIGHDRLPILREEVKRQLRLRDETAPFILHGRVWAVRGSVPESRNDGN
- a CDS encoding translation initiation factor eIF-1A yields the protein MGKKKVLSESELKEMVMPQQGELLGRVIKLVGGDNIIVKCTDGKVRTCRIRGKIKRRMWIRDNDLVLVAPWDFQSDRADIIWRYISAHAEKMKAEGHLQGLE